In a single window of the Blastopirellula retiformator genome:
- a CDS encoding Gfo/Idh/MocA family protein: MATNGDLNRKLRMALVGGGSGSFIGRVHATAAVLDNRAALVAGALSSNPERAKASAPDYDIPEARAYGSVAEMLEKENALPEDQRIDFVSVATPNFTHFEIAKAAVEAGFNVICDKPMTFDLAQAEELLKVVEGSSAVFAVSHNYTGYPLVRQARAMVQNGDLGEINAIRVQYIQGWLRSKLEDSDQKQAAWRTDPKKSGAAGCFGDIATHAYNLGRYITGLLPEEISCHLRTFVPGRALDDYGTAIIKFENGALGTVTASQISHGRENDVMVEIDGTKASLLWRQENPNEMIVRANGEPHKIYTRDPNAPYMTELGAAACRLPSGHPEAFFEAFANVYRSSYDAMAARALGQSFEKKDTIYPNVYDGVEGMYFVQQCVASSQENGVWLPLKHAAARR, from the coding sequence ATGGCAACCAACGGAGATCTCAACCGCAAGCTGCGCATGGCCCTGGTCGGCGGCGGCTCTGGCTCGTTCATCGGACGCGTCCATGCAACCGCCGCGGTGCTCGACAATCGTGCGGCGCTGGTCGCCGGCGCCCTTAGCTCCAACCCCGAGCGGGCCAAAGCTTCGGCGCCCGACTATGACATTCCGGAAGCCCGGGCTTATGGCAGCGTTGCCGAGATGCTCGAAAAGGAAAACGCGCTGCCCGAGGATCAGCGGATCGACTTCGTCTCGGTCGCCACCCCCAACTTCACCCACTTTGAAATCGCCAAGGCGGCCGTCGAAGCCGGCTTCAACGTCATCTGCGACAAGCCGATGACCTTTGACCTGGCCCAGGCCGAAGAGCTGCTGAAGGTGGTCGAAGGCTCCAGCGCGGTCTTCGCCGTTTCGCACAACTACACCGGCTATCCACTGGTCCGCCAGGCTCGGGCGATGGTCCAAAATGGCGATCTGGGCGAAATCAACGCAATTCGCGTACAGTACATTCAGGGCTGGTTGCGCTCGAAGTTGGAAGACAGCGATCAGAAGCAGGCCGCGTGGCGGACTGATCCCAAAAAGAGTGGCGCCGCGGGCTGCTTTGGCGACATTGCCACGCACGCCTACAACCTGGGCCGTTACATCACTGGGCTGTTGCCGGAAGAAATCAGCTGCCATCTGCGGACCTTCGTACCCGGTCGGGCGCTAGACGACTACGGCACGGCGATTATCAAGTTTGAAAACGGCGCTCTCGGAACGGTCACCGCTTCGCAGATCAGCCATGGTCGCGAAAACGACGTGATGGTCGAAATCGACGGCACCAAGGCTTCGCTCCTCTGGCGGCAAGAGAACCCGAACGAAATGATCGTTCGCGCCAACGGCGAGCCGCACAAGATCTACACCCGCGACCCGAACGCCCCGTACATGACCGAACTAGGCGCCGCTGCATGTCGCTTGCCGAGCGGTCACCCGGAAGCGTTCTTTGAAGCGTTCGCCAACGTCTATCGTTCGTCGTACGACGCGATGGCGGCCCGCGCTCTGGGGCAGTCGTTCGAGAAGAAAGATACGATCTACCCGAACGTCTACGACGGGGTCGAAGGGATGTACTTCGTCCAGCAATGCGTCGCCAGCAGCCAGGAGAACGGCGTGTGGTTGCCGCTGAAGCACGCGGCGGCGCGTCGCTAG
- the pgi gene encoding glucose-6-phosphate isomerase, with the protein MTAEPSLTQTAAWKALQSHYDKIADVHLRELFATEADRGTKLSLDVVGLYLDYSKNRLTAETISLLVELAEASGLRERIGAMFSGEKINVTEDRAVLHTALRAPEGSVINVDGENVVPAVHAVLDKMSAFAAKIRGGDWLGYTGKPIKNVVNVGIGGSDLGPAMAYDALKHYSDRNLHFSFVSNIDGTDMAEAIHDLDPEETLFIIASKTFTTQETLTNAHTARLWCLEALKDDAAIAKHFVALSTNAEEVSKFGIDTENMFEFWDWVGGRYSFDSAIGLSLMIAIGGDNFKEMLAGFHEMDTHFRTAPFEQNLPVLMALINLWYNNFFGAETQAVLPYDHYLGKFSMYLQQLDMESNGKRVTLDGTPVDYQTGPIVWGTPGTNGQHAYYQLIHQGRKLIPCDFIGFCQSLNPLGDHHDKLMANFFAQPEALAFGKMAEEVKADGVAEFQISHRTFPGNRPTNTILIDKLTPGALGKLIALYEHKVFTLGTIWRINSFDQWGVELGKVLAKRIVPELSATSEPLLEHDSSTNALITRYRQLKRK; encoded by the coding sequence ATGACGGCCGAACCTTCGCTGACCCAAACCGCCGCTTGGAAGGCTCTCCAGTCGCATTACGACAAGATCGCCGATGTCCATCTCCGCGAGCTATTCGCCACCGAGGCGGATCGGGGGACGAAGTTGTCGCTCGACGTCGTGGGGCTCTATCTCGACTACTCGAAGAATCGCCTGACCGCCGAGACCATCTCGCTGCTGGTCGAGCTGGCCGAGGCGTCGGGGCTGCGAGAGCGGATCGGGGCGATGTTCAGCGGCGAGAAGATCAACGTCACCGAAGATCGCGCCGTCTTGCACACGGCGCTGCGGGCGCCGGAAGGCTCGGTGATCAACGTCGACGGCGAAAACGTCGTCCCGGCGGTCCACGCGGTGCTCGACAAGATGTCGGCCTTTGCCGCCAAGATCCGCGGCGGCGATTGGTTGGGCTACACCGGCAAGCCGATCAAGAACGTCGTCAACGTCGGGATCGGCGGTTCGGATCTCGGTCCGGCGATGGCGTACGACGCGCTGAAGCATTACAGCGATCGGAACCTGCACTTCTCGTTCGTCTCGAACATCGACGGCACCGACATGGCCGAGGCGATCCACGACCTCGACCCCGAAGAAACGCTCTTCATCATCGCGTCGAAAACCTTCACCACGCAAGAGACGCTGACCAACGCCCACACCGCCCGACTCTGGTGCCTAGAGGCGCTGAAGGACGACGCGGCGATCGCCAAGCATTTCGTCGCGCTGTCGACCAATGCCGAGGAAGTCTCGAAGTTTGGCATCGATACCGAGAACATGTTCGAGTTTTGGGATTGGGTCGGCGGGCGGTATTCGTTTGACTCGGCGATTGGTCTGTCGCTGATGATCGCGATCGGCGGCGACAACTTCAAAGAGATGCTGGCTGGTTTCCATGAGATGGATACCCACTTCCGCACCGCGCCATTTGAGCAAAACCTGCCGGTGCTGATGGCCCTGATTAACCTTTGGTACAACAACTTCTTTGGCGCCGAAACCCAGGCCGTTTTGCCGTACGATCATTACCTGGGTAAGTTCAGCATGTACCTGCAGCAGCTCGACATGGAGAGCAACGGCAAGCGGGTGACGCTTGACGGCACGCCGGTCGACTACCAGACCGGGCCGATCGTTTGGGGCACGCCGGGGACCAACGGTCAGCACGCTTACTACCAGCTAATCCACCAGGGAAGGAAGTTGATTCCGTGCGACTTCATCGGCTTCTGCCAATCGCTCAATCCGCTGGGCGATCACCATGACAAGCTGATGGCCAACTTCTTCGCCCAGCCCGAGGCGCTCGCCTTTGGCAAAATGGCCGAAGAGGTGAAAGCGGACGGCGTCGCCGAGTTCCAGATCTCGCACCGCACCTTCCCCGGGAACCGGCCGACCAACACGATTTTGATCGATAAGCTGACGCCGGGGGCGCTTGGCAAGCTGATCGCCCTGTACGAACACAAGGTCTTCACGCTCGGCACGATCTGGCGGATCAACTCGTTTGATCAGTGGGGCGTCGAACTCGGCAAAGTGCTGGCCAAACGGATCGTACCGGAATTGTCCGCCACCAGCGAACCGCTGCTGGAACATGACAGCTCAACCAACGCGTTGATCACGCGGTATCGCCAGCTAAAGCGGAAGTAA
- a CDS encoding DUF1592 domain-containing protein: MQQPLAAKAALSLLMMSLLATVAVAAKPELPKTPEAIRQFVATNCYDCHQGDASEGGLDFEQLSFDLQDHAVQDRWVRIFDRVEAEEMPPTDYGEADESEKEKFLAATRLHLQRQQVSQHETRGRVQARRLTRTQVERSLQDLLGIDIPLTDFLPEETRSHRYTTVADGQSMSHFQLDAHLKTVDLALDEALRRALSAEDVYEKDFDAQGVARTNPKRRCREPEMREGKAVIWSSGLIYYGRIPATTARADGWYHFDVSVSGLKPPKTGGVWSTVRTGLCVSTAPLLQEVTTFEAMPEPKTISFDAWLPKGHMLEIRPGDATLKKGRFSGGQVGVGEGEPQDLPGIAFDRITMKRIHQNGDDDHVRQLLFGDLPVAPHKDKKKPYQVITKTPREDAARLMLAFANRAFRRPVAADEIAPYVEGVQAAIDSGDDFVATMRMGYRALLCSPRFLYFSEIPGSLDDHAVATRLSYLLTGSTPDEQLRQLADAGKLQDKKVLQAEAARLLEGEHGRRFVHDFAAEWLDLDQINFTTPDRKLYRGFDTIVQQSMLNETETFLETMLAENQSVAQLIDADYTYLDSRLARYYQIDGVEGDELRQVKLEPNSHRGGLITQGAVLKVTANGSNTSPVLRGVWMLERILGETVPPPPTNVPAVEPDIRGATTIREQLAKHRSHGECSSCHAKIDPPGFALENFDPSGQWRDNYITMAGAKKKKGPVIDAGYQMADGREFKDLQEFQSLTISKPRKLAACFAEQLLIYGTGAPITFVDREAVEAIVDESASDDYGMRSIVQAVVASPVFLSK; the protein is encoded by the coding sequence ATGCAACAACCCCTCGCGGCGAAAGCTGCGCTCTCGCTGCTGATGATGTCATTGCTAGCGACCGTGGCGGTAGCGGCGAAGCCCGAACTGCCGAAGACGCCGGAAGCGATCCGCCAGTTTGTGGCGACCAACTGCTACGACTGTCATCAAGGGGACGCGTCGGAAGGGGGACTCGATTTCGAGCAACTGTCGTTCGACCTGCAAGATCACGCCGTGCAGGATCGCTGGGTCCGCATTTTCGATCGCGTCGAAGCGGAAGAAATGCCGCCAACCGATTACGGCGAAGCGGACGAAAGTGAGAAAGAAAAATTCCTCGCCGCGACCCGGCTTCATCTGCAACGGCAACAAGTCTCCCAGCACGAGACGCGGGGGCGCGTTCAAGCTCGCCGGCTAACGCGCACGCAAGTCGAACGTTCGCTGCAAGACTTACTGGGCATCGACATTCCGCTGACCGACTTCCTGCCGGAAGAGACGCGCTCGCACCGCTATACGACGGTCGCCGATGGCCAGTCGATGTCGCATTTCCAGCTGGACGCCCATCTGAAGACGGTCGATCTGGCGCTCGACGAAGCGCTGCGTCGCGCCTTGTCGGCGGAAGACGTCTACGAAAAAGACTTTGACGCTCAGGGGGTCGCCCGAACCAACCCGAAGCGGCGCTGTCGAGAGCCTGAAATGCGGGAAGGGAAAGCGGTCATCTGGTCGTCTGGATTGATCTACTACGGACGCATTCCGGCGACGACCGCCCGGGCTGACGGTTGGTACCACTTTGATGTCTCCGTTTCTGGCCTGAAACCGCCGAAGACCGGCGGCGTCTGGTCGACCGTTCGCACGGGGCTTTGCGTTTCAACCGCTCCGCTGCTGCAAGAAGTCACCACGTTCGAGGCGATGCCGGAACCGAAAACGATCTCGTTTGACGCCTGGCTGCCGAAGGGGCACATGCTCGAAATTCGCCCCGGCGACGCCACGCTGAAGAAGGGACGTTTTTCCGGGGGCCAGGTTGGCGTTGGCGAAGGGGAGCCGCAAGACCTGCCGGGCATCGCGTTCGACCGCATTACGATGAAACGGATCCATCAGAACGGCGACGACGATCATGTTCGCCAGCTGCTGTTCGGCGACCTGCCAGTTGCCCCGCACAAAGACAAGAAGAAACCGTACCAGGTGATCACCAAGACGCCGCGGGAAGATGCGGCTCGCTTGATGCTGGCCTTCGCCAATCGCGCCTTCCGCCGGCCCGTCGCGGCTGATGAAATCGCCCCTTACGTTGAAGGAGTCCAAGCGGCGATCGACTCCGGCGACGACTTTGTCGCGACAATGCGAATGGGCTACCGGGCGCTGCTCTGCTCACCGCGGTTCCTCTACTTCTCCGAGATTCCTGGTTCGCTGGATGATCACGCCGTCGCGACTCGGCTCAGCTACTTGCTGACCGGCAGTACGCCCGACGAGCAACTGCGTCAGCTGGCCGACGCCGGCAAGCTGCAAGACAAGAAAGTATTGCAGGCCGAAGCGGCTCGGTTACTGGAAGGGGAACATGGACGGCGGTTTGTGCATGACTTTGCCGCCGAGTGGCTCGACCTGGATCAAATCAACTTCACCACGCCTGATCGCAAGCTCTATCGCGGTTTCGATACGATCGTGCAGCAATCGATGCTCAACGAGACCGAGACCTTTCTCGAGACGATGCTGGCCGAAAACCAGAGCGTGGCCCAGCTGATCGACGCCGACTACACCTACCTCGACAGCCGCCTGGCGCGATACTACCAGATCGACGGCGTTGAAGGGGACGAGCTGCGGCAAGTGAAGCTAGAGCCAAATTCGCATCGCGGCGGCTTGATCACCCAAGGCGCCGTCCTGAAAGTGACCGCCAACGGGTCGAACACTTCGCCCGTTTTGCGGGGCGTGTGGATGCTGGAGCGAATTCTGGGCGAAACGGTTCCTCCGCCGCCGACCAACGTTCCGGCGGTTGAGCCCGACATTCGAGGCGCGACGACCATTCGCGAACAGTTGGCCAAACACCGATCGCATGGAGAATGCTCGAGCTGCCATGCCAAGATCGATCCGCCGGGCTTCGCCCTGGAGAACTTTGACCCGTCCGGCCAATGGCGCGACAATTACATCACCATGGCCGGCGCCAAGAAGAAAAAAGGGCCGGTGATCGACGCCGGTTACCAAATGGCGGATGGTCGCGAGTTCAAAGACCTGCAAGAGTTTCAATCGCTGACGATCAGCAAGCCGCGGAAGTTGGCGGCCTGCTTTGCCGAGCAGTTGCTCATTTACGGGACTGGCGCTCCGATCACGTTTGTCGACCGTGAGGCGGTTGAAGCGATCGTCGATGAGTCGGCCAGCGACGATTACGGGATGCGTTCGATCGTGCAAGCGGTCGTCGCCAGCCCGGTTTTCCTCAGCAAGTAA
- a CDS encoding amidohydrolase family protein — protein sequence MPSAVAKAPNVSIGIGGFYPTSGIVEMGVRLLGAERVIFGSDAPGRSFSSQLGKVLGAELPQEQKRQILYDNFAKLMAPIASQKGWIG from the coding sequence TTGCCATCTGCCGTCGCCAAGGCGCCCAATGTCTCGATCGGCATCGGCGGGTTTTATCCAACTTCTGGCATCGTCGAGATGGGAGTGCGTCTGCTGGGCGCCGAGCGGGTGATCTTTGGCAGCGACGCGCCAGGGCGAAGTTTCTCGTCCCAACTCGGCAAGGTTCTGGGCGCCGAATTGCCCCAGGAGCAGAAGCGACAGATCCTGTACGACAACTTCGCCAAGCTGATGGCGCCGATTGCGAGCCAAAAGGGCTGGATCGGTTAG
- a CDS encoding polysaccharide pyruvyl transferase family protein, with protein sequence MFSISRRTFVAQFSALSALPLVASSLAAKEVSDVRCTVLLRSGWQTVNIGDIAHTPGVMQLFRDYLPNVEVILWSNALDRGVREMLLANFPNLKIVSGHVKSDGTFTSAELKQAFGEADFLLHGSGPSVVAASHVAAWRKATGKPYGILGVTITATGEAASRKLTPQLKDLLDGADFVFTREKNSLQNVKDAGVTGPALGFAPDGTFHLKLKEKPSIEQFMLANDLEPRKFIVCVPRLRYTPYHKIRKTNQNEQEIARREAVNEAHAEEDHAKLRAAIIAWVRKTGGKAVLCPEMTYQVDIMRPLLFDPLPEDVKRNVLLHEKYWITDAAATLYADAAAVISCECHSPIIAASVGTPCMYLHQPEDGIKGNMWRDVGLSDWYFPIEETTGDDVATAVTQIAEDFPAAKKRIDDAVAGIETNYAENFQIIAAALEKAKQ encoded by the coding sequence ATGTTTAGCATCTCTCGTCGCACGTTCGTCGCCCAATTTTCCGCCCTTTCGGCCTTGCCGCTCGTTGCCTCGTCGCTGGCCGCCAAAGAGGTTTCTGACGTACGTTGTACCGTGCTGCTGCGTAGCGGTTGGCAGACGGTTAATATCGGCGACATTGCCCACACGCCAGGCGTGATGCAGCTGTTTCGCGACTACCTGCCCAACGTGGAAGTGATTCTGTGGTCGAACGCGCTCGACCGCGGCGTGCGAGAAATGCTGCTCGCCAATTTTCCGAATTTGAAAATCGTCAGCGGCCACGTCAAAAGCGACGGCACGTTTACTTCCGCAGAGCTGAAGCAAGCGTTCGGCGAAGCCGACTTTTTGCTGCACGGATCAGGGCCCAGCGTGGTGGCCGCTTCGCATGTCGCCGCCTGGCGGAAAGCGACCGGCAAGCCGTACGGTATCCTCGGCGTCACGATCACCGCGACCGGCGAAGCGGCCAGTCGCAAGCTGACGCCGCAACTGAAGGATCTGCTCGACGGGGCCGACTTCGTCTTCACCCGCGAGAAAAACTCGCTGCAAAACGTCAAAGATGCTGGCGTCACGGGGCCAGCGCTCGGCTTCGCCCCGGACGGAACGTTCCATTTGAAGCTCAAAGAAAAGCCGAGCATTGAGCAGTTCATGCTGGCGAACGACCTGGAGCCGCGCAAGTTTATCGTCTGCGTCCCACGGCTGCGTTACACGCCGTATCACAAGATCCGCAAGACCAACCAAAACGAACAAGAGATCGCCCGGCGCGAAGCGGTCAACGAAGCGCACGCCGAAGAAGACCACGCCAAGCTGCGAGCGGCGATCATCGCTTGGGTGCGCAAGACCGGCGGCAAGGCGGTCCTCTGCCCCGAGATGACCTACCAGGTCGACATCATGCGGCCGTTGCTGTTTGATCCGCTGCCGGAAGACGTGAAGCGGAACGTCCTGCTGCACGAGAAGTACTGGATCACCGACGCCGCCGCCACGCTGTATGCCGACGCCGCAGCGGTCATCAGCTGCGAGTGCCACTCGCCCATCATCGCCGCCTCGGTCGGTACGCCCTGCATGTATCTGCACCAGCCGGAAGATGGCATCAAAGGGAACATGTGGCGCGACGTCGGTCTGAGCGACTGGTACTTCCCCATCGAGGAAACGACCGGCGATGATGTCGCCACGGCCGTCACGCAAATCGCGGAGGACTTCCCCGCCGCCAAGAAAAGAATTGACGACGCCGTGGCCGGTATCGAGACGAACTACGCTGAGAATTTCCAGATCATCGCCGCCGCTCTAGAAAAGGCGAAGCAGTAG
- a CDS encoding phosphatase PAP2 family protein, with translation MSTNESSQRKAVLPLRSAPSGDEQPQTLRQAVWRERWAILLPLALLTAFTVLCYLLPLDQACSRYFYFGGHDGWAGEYWFLEDLCYSISPLPGIVMGIGAITVLVLGRWFPELAARKPLARFLLLVVLAGPLLLVNTLVKPVMSRPRPHQLTEFGGDLPQDVAYVAPWQLSAVDGKSFPSGHASMGFLWMAPAFFFWRKNSLAVGLWLSLGVAFGAGIGFFRVAVGAHFLSDIVWSCGIVYFSGLAMYLLVGGWREGAFQARRSDQGDEITAASEAAAQSLQPEAKAA, from the coding sequence ATGTCGACGAATGAATCTAGTCAACGAAAAGCGGTACTGCCGCTTCGCTCTGCGCCCAGCGGCGACGAGCAGCCGCAGACGCTCCGGCAGGCTGTTTGGCGCGAGCGGTGGGCGATCCTGCTTCCCCTGGCCTTGTTAACGGCCTTTACGGTCCTCTGCTACCTGCTGCCGCTCGACCAAGCCTGCTCACGCTACTTCTACTTTGGTGGGCATGACGGCTGGGCGGGCGAATATTGGTTCCTGGAGGACCTCTGCTACTCGATTAGCCCGCTGCCGGGCATCGTGATGGGGATCGGAGCGATCACTGTCTTGGTCTTGGGTCGCTGGTTTCCCGAACTTGCCGCTCGCAAACCGCTCGCTCGTTTTTTGCTGCTAGTTGTACTTGCTGGCCCGTTATTGCTGGTGAACACCCTAGTCAAGCCGGTGATGAGTCGCCCGCGTCCGCATCAATTGACCGAGTTTGGCGGCGATCTTCCCCAAGACGTCGCATACGTCGCTCCTTGGCAATTGTCGGCAGTCGATGGCAAATCGTTCCCCAGCGGTCACGCGTCGATGGGCTTTCTGTGGATGGCGCCAGCGTTTTTCTTCTGGCGGAAAAACTCGCTAGCAGTCGGCCTCTGGCTGTCGTTGGGGGTCGCATTTGGAGCAGGGATCGGATTCTTTCGCGTCGCGGTCGGCGCGCATTTCCTCAGTGATATTGTCTGGTCTTGCGGAATTGTCTATTTTTCCGGCCTTGCTATGTACCTGCTCGTAGGCGGCTGGCGCGAGGGAGCTTTCCAAGCCCGGCGGTCCGATCAGGGAGACGAGATCACGGCCGCATCGGAAGCGGCTGCTCAGAGCCTGCAACCGGAAGCAAAAGCGGCTTAG
- a CDS encoding CPXCG motif-containing cysteine-rich protein: protein MQEEATYVCDACGEEIVIPIDLTQGHSQSYVEDCPVCCRPSVIHVEVDEDGNVESWAEPEQDYHD, encoded by the coding sequence ATGCAAGAAGAAGCGACCTACGTCTGCGACGCGTGCGGCGAAGAAATCGTGATCCCAATCGACCTGACGCAAGGACATAGCCAATCCTATGTCGAAGACTGCCCGGTCTGTTGTCGTCCCAGCGTGATTCATGTCGAGGTGGATGAAGATGGAAACGTCGAATCGTGGGCCGAACCGGAACAGGATTATCACGACTAG
- a CDS encoding amidohydrolase, producing the protein MPTVNLTPLPKLAAATPNVKLVLINGVNSPGGKLQEERFSLPNVYCDIAQLETSEGIAKLLKVIPAERLLFGSYSPMFYFDAARLKLGESVLTAEQERALRRGFCIAA; encoded by the coding sequence GTGCCGACGGTCAATCTTACCCCACTACCGAAGCTCGCCGCCGCAACGCCGAACGTAAAGCTGGTCTTGATCAACGGCGTCAATTCGCCCGGCGGAAAGCTACAGGAAGAGCGCTTCTCGCTGCCGAACGTCTATTGCGACATCGCCCAGCTGGAGACGAGCGAAGGAATCGCCAAACTGCTGAAGGTGATCCCGGCCGAGCGGCTCTTGTTCGGCTCTTACTCGCCGATGTTCTACTTCGACGCGGCGCGGCTGAAACTGGGCGAATCGGTTTTGACCGCCGAGCAAGAGAGGGCGCTTCGCCGCGGCTTCTGCATTGCGGCCTGA
- a CDS encoding DMT family transporter has product MAWLILIAAGLLETGWAIGLRYTEGFTRPLPSLLTGAAILVSIYLLSVAARTIPIGSAYIVWVGIGACGAAILGVFLLGENLSPARGFFLLLLVGSIIGLKLTSGH; this is encoded by the coding sequence GTGGCGTGGTTGATCTTGATTGCGGCGGGGCTACTAGAAACTGGTTGGGCGATCGGGCTTCGCTATACCGAGGGCTTTACGCGTCCGCTGCCCAGCTTGCTGACCGGCGCGGCGATTCTGGTCAGCATCTATCTGTTGTCGGTGGCGGCCCGGACGATTCCGATCGGCTCAGCCTACATCGTGTGGGTGGGGATCGGCGCCTGTGGCGCGGCGATTCTAGGAGTCTTCCTGTTGGGCGAAAACCTGTCGCCGGCGCGCGGTTTCTTTTTGCTGCTATTAGTCGGATCGATCATTGGGTTAAAATTGACCTCTGGTCATTAA
- a CDS encoding DUF1552 domain-containing protein: MSRQVHFSFGKKLSRRTMLRSAGVALSMPWLSAMNQAFAGSDKPAAPRRFVAMTLGLGLHAENLNPSGVGRDYEPSLYLKSLEDIRDRYTVISGTSHPGVNGGHRAEASLLSATPMGSGAQSRTTISVDQLLAKHLGNQTRFPSLVLSSAGSNSPSYTENGSMIPAESSPARLFMQLFVTDSPAEQKKQIHRARQGQSIMDLVAEDARALQRELGDSDRDRLDAYFTSVRELEKRMLDAEQWANRPKPEVDYAKPIDISNPNDFIGRQRLMNDMIRLALTTDSTRFVSYHLGGSGGVLPIKGVDEGYHSLSHHGRDEEKLAQLALIETEIVKAYGDFLRGLEKVEEDGETLLDRTSVLLTSNLGNASSHSNRNMPVLFAGGGFQHGQHLAFDEKNNYPLPNLYVSMLQKTGLEIDQFATSTGTMTGLDG, translated from the coding sequence ATGTCGCGTCAGGTTCACTTCAGCTTTGGCAAGAAACTGAGCCGCCGGACGATGCTCCGCAGCGCCGGCGTCGCGCTCTCGATGCCGTGGCTCAGCGCCATGAACCAGGCCTTCGCCGGCAGCGACAAGCCGGCCGCTCCGCGCCGCTTTGTGGCGATGACGCTTGGCTTGGGCCTGCATGCCGAAAACCTGAACCCCAGCGGCGTTGGTCGCGACTATGAGCCCTCTCTCTATCTAAAGAGCCTTGAAGACATCCGCGACCGTTACACGGTCATCTCCGGCACGTCGCACCCTGGCGTCAACGGCGGTCACCGCGCCGAAGCGAGCCTGCTGAGCGCCACGCCGATGGGGAGCGGCGCCCAGTCGCGGACCACGATTTCGGTCGATCAGTTGCTCGCCAAGCACCTGGGCAATCAGACGCGGTTTCCGTCGCTCGTCCTCAGTTCGGCTGGCAGCAACAGCCCGTCGTACACCGAGAACGGCTCGATGATTCCGGCCGAAAGCTCGCCGGCGCGGCTCTTTATGCAACTGTTTGTGACCGATTCGCCGGCGGAACAAAAGAAGCAGATCCATCGTGCTCGTCAGGGGCAGAGCATTATGGATCTAGTCGCCGAAGACGCGCGAGCCTTGCAGCGCGAACTGGGCGACAGCGATCGCGATCGGCTCGACGCTTACTTCACCAGCGTTCGCGAACTGGAGAAGCGGATGCTCGACGCCGAACAGTGGGCCAATCGCCCCAAGCCGGAAGTCGACTACGCTAAACCGATCGACATTTCCAACCCGAACGACTTCATCGGTCGCCAGCGACTGATGAACGACATGATTCGCTTGGCCCTGACGACCGATTCGACTCGGTTCGTCTCGTACCATCTGGGCGGATCGGGCGGCGTGCTGCCGATTAAGGGCGTCGATGAAGGATACCACTCCCTCAGCCACCACGGCCGCGACGAAGAAAAGCTGGCGCAGCTGGCGCTGATCGAAACCGAGATCGTCAAAGCCTACGGCGACTTCCTGCGCGGCCTGGAAAAGGTTGAGGAAGATGGCGAGACGCTGCTCGACCGCACTTCGGTCCTGCTGACCAGCAACCTCGGCAACGCGTCGAGCCACTCCAACCGCAACATGCCGGTCTTGTTCGCCGGCGGCGGTTTCCAACACGGGCAGCATCTGGCGTTCGACGAGAAGAACAACTACCCGCTGCCGAATCTCTACGTCTCGATGCTGCAGAAGACGGGTCTGGAAATCGACCAGTTCGCCACCAGCACCGGCACGATGACAGGTCTGGACGGCTAA
- a CDS encoding uracil-DNA glycosylase yields MSDDPQAHLRRAMLQQLRDWQSAGVNVAPHGRVLEVSEELLSAEVPAAQAAVAAAPVEPPPPVEPPKHDTTVPPTSPEPSPSEPPTPVASGNPQQQLDQLAAEVAQCVKCEELACTRTQTVFGVGSPTARICFFGEAPGADEDKQGEPFVGRAGQLLTQIIEACTFKREEVYILNTLKCRPPGNRNPTPEENANCMPYFVRQLEIIQPEYIVCLGKFAAQNLLQSEAAIGRLRGQFHEYNGAKVIATYHPAYLLRNPAAKRDVWEDMKMMLRDMGIPIPGDKR; encoded by the coding sequence ATGTCAGACGACCCGCAAGCTCATCTCCGCCGCGCGATGCTACAGCAGCTGCGCGACTGGCAATCGGCCGGCGTCAACGTCGCGCCGCACGGGCGTGTACTGGAAGTGTCGGAGGAATTACTGAGCGCGGAAGTCCCAGCAGCGCAAGCGGCGGTCGCTGCGGCGCCTGTCGAACCGCCGCCACCGGTAGAGCCGCCCAAGCACGACACGACCGTCCCGCCGACATCGCCAGAACCTTCGCCCAGCGAACCGCCAACGCCGGTCGCCTCTGGCAATCCTCAACAGCAACTCGATCAACTGGCGGCCGAAGTAGCGCAGTGCGTGAAGTGCGAAGAGCTGGCCTGCACGCGGACGCAAACGGTGTTTGGCGTCGGCAGCCCCACAGCGCGGATCTGCTTCTTTGGCGAAGCGCCCGGCGCCGACGAAGACAAGCAAGGAGAACCGTTCGTCGGTCGCGCCGGTCAACTGCTGACGCAGATTATCGAGGCCTGCACGTTCAAGCGCGAAGAGGTCTATATCCTCAACACGCTCAAGTGCCGGCCGCCGGGAAATCGCAACCCGACGCCGGAAGAGAACGCCAACTGCATGCCCTACTTCGTTCGGCAGCTGGAGATCATTCAGCCCGAGTACATCGTCTGCCTGGGCAAGTTTGCCGCCCAGAACCTACTGCAGTCTGAAGCGGCGATCGGCCGCCTGCGCGGGCAGTTCCACGAGTACAACGGCGCCAAGGTGATCGCGACCTATCACCCCGCCTATCTGCTGCGGAATCCGGCGGCCAAACGGGACGTCTGGGAAGACATGAAGATGATGCTGCGGGACATGGGGATTCCGATCCCTGGCGACAAGCGGTAA